A single window of Enterobacteriaceae bacterium ESL0689 DNA harbors:
- a CDS encoding AAA family ATPase, giving the protein MKICLYHTVNPEGIPGYKKFAQAIAADNFIQTDVRKIDTNLYRARLSIRDRLLFSFYRYRGETVCLVLEYLRNHAYHTSRFIRKNVVIDEERLQPVLAPDDIDAEPLTYINPSHGRFHRLDKMLSFDDDQQALYEHPLPLVIVGSAGSGKTALVLEKMKQAVGDILYLSLSAFLVEKARTLYTTSHEENSAQNIDFLSLSEFLETLRIPEGKEVTFRAFSDWLPRNKTTASLGSAHTLYEEFRGVIGATVSDTGPLRREDYLALGIRQSLYPADDRETVYSLFERYVAWLKQSRHFDTNLLSHQYLPLATPRYDVIFIDEIQDMTPVQLLLVLKTLRHPGQFLLCGDANQIVHPNFFAWSTLKSLFFHQHRGNEAAINILQANYRNAPHVTALANRLLRLKQARFSAIDRESHHFVKSCGQAEGVVRLLEDREAIKQELNARTARSNRVAVVVMYQEQKEQARRWFNTPLIFSVQEAKGLEYETVILFNMVSHARQAFDDICEGITPAALEDEAPRYTHTRPRDKQDRSAEIYKFFTNALYVALTRATHNVYLVEQHVEHPLWSLLALSREEAQLNIQETASSLEEWQKTAHLLEKQGKQEQADAIREQILQQRPVPWHITEPSEARQWTPQILTGTASKATQLQALEYSLIYSAFPMFNALYRSDFKPALQPREKSLQLLEQKYFRTYTMNNPAAVLRDVERYGIDHRTSFNLTPLMVAARVGNTGLVQQLIDKGANPGLTGNDGLAAYHHVLSTAIHSPRYAQQKSAQLYALLKPESLSLQVNERLIKLDDRHMETFLVTLMQALFYTHLGNALIHNFAFSAAQLAKWVAHLPDDILPANRKRQNYISSLLSQHEASSKNAYGKKLFLRLLHGQYILNPALKIRQGEEWVPVYQQLSLDDMTANLQALLHGFPGSLDDTRTAKNIYHERIGNIITYWTGVINKASKNQGQSR; this is encoded by the coding sequence ATGAAAATTTGCCTCTACCACACCGTCAATCCGGAAGGTATTCCGGGCTACAAAAAATTTGCGCAGGCCATCGCGGCGGATAATTTCATTCAGACCGATGTGCGTAAAATTGACACTAACCTTTACCGGGCACGCCTCAGCATCCGGGACCGGCTGCTGTTTTCCTTCTACCGCTATCGTGGTGAAACCGTCTGCCTGGTGCTGGAGTATCTGCGTAACCATGCCTACCACACGTCGCGTTTTATTCGCAAAAATGTGGTCATTGATGAAGAACGACTGCAGCCGGTGCTGGCTCCTGATGATATTGACGCTGAGCCCCTGACGTACATTAACCCGTCGCATGGCCGCTTCCACCGGCTGGATAAGATGCTGTCGTTTGATGATGACCAGCAGGCGTTGTACGAACACCCGCTGCCGCTGGTGATTGTCGGCTCGGCCGGCAGCGGCAAAACAGCGCTGGTACTGGAGAAAATGAAGCAGGCCGTCGGCGACATTCTGTATCTCAGCCTCTCCGCCTTTCTGGTGGAAAAAGCCCGTACGCTCTATACCACCAGCCACGAGGAAAATAGCGCACAGAATATCGACTTCCTCTCGCTGAGTGAGTTTCTGGAAACCCTGCGTATCCCGGAAGGCAAAGAGGTGACCTTCCGCGCTTTCAGCGACTGGTTGCCTCGTAATAAGACGACGGCATCCCTGGGGTCTGCCCATACGTTATACGAAGAGTTTCGGGGAGTGATTGGGGCAACCGTGTCTGATACGGGTCCGCTGCGCCGGGAGGACTATCTGGCGCTGGGTATCCGGCAGTCGCTCTACCCTGCCGATGACCGAGAGACGGTCTACTCGCTGTTTGAGCGCTACGTTGCCTGGCTGAAACAATCCCGGCACTTTGATACTAACCTGCTCAGCCATCAGTACCTGCCGCTGGCAACGCCCCGCTACGATGTTATTTTCATCGATGAAATCCAGGATATGACCCCCGTTCAGCTGTTGCTGGTCCTGAAAACCTTACGCCACCCGGGCCAGTTTTTGCTCTGCGGCGATGCCAATCAGATTGTTCACCCCAACTTTTTTGCCTGGAGTACGCTCAAAAGTCTTTTCTTCCACCAGCATCGCGGCAATGAAGCCGCCATTAATATCTTACAGGCAAACTACCGCAACGCACCGCACGTCACCGCACTTGCCAACCGTCTGTTACGACTCAAGCAGGCGAGATTCAGCGCCATTGACCGGGAAAGCCATCACTTCGTCAAAAGCTGCGGTCAGGCGGAAGGCGTCGTCAGACTGCTGGAAGACCGTGAGGCAATAAAACAGGAACTGAACGCCAGAACCGCACGCTCAAACCGCGTAGCGGTGGTGGTCATGTATCAGGAACAAAAAGAACAGGCCCGTCGCTGGTTTAACACCCCGCTGATATTCTCGGTCCAGGAAGCCAAGGGGCTGGAATACGAAACGGTGATTTTATTCAACATGGTCAGCCATGCCCGCCAGGCGTTTGACGATATCTGTGAGGGCATAACCCCGGCGGCGCTTGAAGATGAAGCGCCGCGTTATACCCATACCCGCCCGCGCGACAAACAGGACCGCTCGGCTGAAATTTATAAATTTTTCACCAACGCGCTGTATGTGGCGCTCACCCGCGCCACCCATAACGTGTATCTCGTCGAGCAGCATGTGGAGCATCCCCTGTGGTCATTGCTGGCACTCTCCCGTGAGGAAGCGCAACTGAATATTCAGGAAACCGCGTCAAGCCTTGAGGAATGGCAAAAAACCGCCCATCTTCTGGAAAAGCAGGGGAAACAGGAGCAGGCCGATGCAATCCGCGAGCAGATACTCCAGCAGCGCCCCGTGCCCTGGCACATCACTGAACCTTCTGAAGCCCGCCAGTGGACGCCGCAGATACTGACCGGCACCGCCAGCAAAGCCACGCAGCTACAGGCGCTGGAGTACAGCCTGATATATTCTGCGTTCCCGATGTTCAATGCCCTGTACCGCTCGGATTTTAAGCCCGCCCTGCAGCCACGGGAAAAAAGCCTGCAATTGCTGGAGCAGAAGTATTTCCGGACGTACACGATGAACAACCCGGCAGCCGTACTGCGGGATGTTGAACGTTATGGCATCGATCACCGCACGTCGTTTAACCTGACCCCGCTGATGGTCGCCGCCCGGGTAGGTAACACCGGGCTGGTTCAGCAGCTCATTGACAAGGGGGCCAACCCTGGCTTAACCGGCAACGACGGGTTAGCGGCTTATCATCACGTTCTGTCCACCGCCATCCACTCCCCGCGTTACGCACAACAAAAAAGCGCTCAGCTGTATGCGCTGCTGAAACCAGAGAGTCTCTCGCTGCAGGTGAACGAGCGGCTCATCAAACTGGACGACCGGCATATGGAAACGTTCCTGGTGACGCTGATGCAGGCGCTGTTCTATACCCATCTGGGGAATGCGCTGATCCACAATTTCGCCTTTAGTGCCGCCCAGCTGGCAAAATGGGTGGCCCATTTACCGGACGACATTCTCCCCGCCAACCGCAAACGCCAGAATTACATCAGCAGCCTGCTCTCACAGCACGAAGCCAGCAGTAAAAATGCGTACGGCAAAAAGCTGTTTCTGAGGCTGCTGCATGGGCAGTATATTCTTAATCCGGCACTAAAAATCCGGCAGGGAGAAGAATGGGTGCCGGTCTATCAGCAGCTGTCTCTGGACGATATGACGGCGAACCTGCAGGCTCTTCTTCATGGTTTCCCGGGAAGCCTGGACGATACCCGCACGGCCAAAAACATTTACCACGAACGCATTGGGAACATAATAACCTACTGGACCGGGGTCATTAACAAGGCCAGCAAAAACCAGGGTCAAAGCAGGTAA
- a CDS encoding DUF2913 family protein codes for MKKVHDTLPPEQTVTALAHFAWCALVALRTAQQDGQALSPLSTHAFLLRWLTTVQKQKRFPRAIASDIESLVVLGRQKGPAASLFSRLEYLWSVRHEVA; via the coding sequence ATGAAAAAAGTTCACGATACCTTACCCCCGGAACAAACCGTCACGGCACTGGCACATTTTGCATGGTGCGCCCTTGTCGCCTTACGTACCGCTCAGCAGGATGGTCAGGCGCTGTCGCCACTCAGCACGCACGCATTTTTGCTGCGCTGGCTTACGACGGTACAGAAGCAAAAACGGTTTCCGCGTGCAATCGCATCCGATATTGAGAGTCTGGTTGTACTGGGGCGCCAGAAAGGTCCTGCCGCAAGTTTATTCAGTCGTCTGGAATATCTCTGGTCTGTGCGACATGAGGTCGCTTAG
- the ltrA gene encoding group II intron reverse transcriptase/maturase, which produces MTTQNTCAGAPSHESVIWPGINWEKCHCEVRKLQVRIAKATREGRHGKVKSLQWILTHSFSGKALAVKRVTENKGSKTAGVDKIKWLTPGAKSQAILSLRRHGYSPLPLKRVYIPKSNGKNRPLGIPTMKDRAMHALYLLALEPVAETTADRRSFGFRTGRCTADAIEQCFNSLAKKNSAQWVLEGDIIGCFDNISHSWLLNHIPMDRKILEMWLKVGYIENQQFYPVQAGTPQGGIISPTLANMVLDGLEAILDSHFDKVTARPCKKVNYIRYADDFIITGDSKETLTNEVVPLVERFMRERGLTLSSEKTRIIHINDGFDFLGQNIRKYGSKLLIKPSKANTADFLAKVRSTIKGNKTTSQQNLIWRLNPMIRGWANYHQHVVSKEIFERVDHEIWRALWQWCKRRHSQKGRRWIKDRYFHTVKGCDWIFAEKGAQVSSGPLLCLRKASDTQIRRHTVLKLDACIFDPRWEIYFEKRLTLKLVNSLKGRKKLLNILLSQNGKCPVCHETITSDSGWVVHHLVKRVDGGSDRSTNLVMTHPDCHHQIHANTLAVVKPARESGL; this is translated from the coding sequence ATGACTACGCAAAATACTTGCGCGGGTGCACCCTCACACGAATCGGTTATATGGCCCGGTATTAACTGGGAAAAATGTCACTGTGAAGTGAGAAAGCTACAGGTGCGTATCGCAAAGGCGACACGGGAAGGGAGGCATGGGAAGGTAAAGTCCTTACAGTGGATCCTGACCCACTCGTTCAGTGGCAAAGCATTAGCCGTCAAACGAGTTACTGAAAATAAGGGTAGTAAAACAGCGGGGGTTGATAAGATAAAATGGTTAACACCCGGAGCCAAATCTCAGGCCATATTGTCACTCAGGCGGCACGGGTACTCCCCTTTGCCGCTGAAACGCGTTTATATTCCAAAATCCAACGGTAAAAACCGACCTCTGGGGATCCCAACGATGAAAGACCGCGCCATGCACGCTCTCTACCTGCTGGCTCTGGAACCTGTCGCGGAAACTACAGCGGATCGGCGCTCATTCGGATTTCGCACCGGAAGATGCACGGCGGATGCTATAGAACAATGTTTCAACAGCCTCGCCAAAAAGAACTCGGCACAATGGGTTCTGGAAGGTGATATAATAGGCTGTTTTGACAATATAAGTCATAGCTGGCTGTTGAACCATATTCCGATGGATCGCAAGATTCTGGAGATGTGGTTAAAAGTCGGTTATATCGAAAATCAGCAATTCTATCCGGTTCAAGCCGGGACTCCACAGGGGGGAATAATCTCTCCCACTCTGGCGAATATGGTTCTTGATGGATTGGAAGCCATACTGGATTCCCATTTTGACAAGGTAACGGCTCGTCCCTGTAAAAAGGTGAACTATATCCGCTACGCGGATGATTTCATCATAACCGGGGACTCGAAAGAAACCCTGACAAATGAAGTCGTTCCACTTGTTGAACGGTTTATGCGGGAAAGAGGTCTCACTTTGTCATCAGAGAAAACCCGGATAATTCACATCAACGATGGATTTGACTTCCTCGGGCAGAATATTCGCAAGTATGGCAGCAAGCTTCTGATTAAGCCATCTAAAGCGAATACAGCAGATTTTCTGGCTAAAGTGCGCTCAACGATAAAAGGGAACAAGACAACCAGCCAGCAAAATTTAATCTGGCGTCTTAATCCCATGATTCGGGGATGGGCAAACTACCATCAACACGTTGTTTCAAAAGAAATCTTCGAACGTGTTGATCATGAGATCTGGCGTGCATTATGGCAATGGTGTAAGCGCCGACATTCACAGAAAGGTAGACGATGGATTAAAGATCGTTATTTTCATACTGTGAAGGGATGTGATTGGATCTTTGCAGAAAAAGGGGCCCAGGTTTCCTCAGGCCCCCTTTTGTGTCTGCGTAAAGCATCGGATACGCAAATAAGGCGGCATACGGTGCTGAAACTGGACGCCTGCATATTCGACCCTCGATGGGAGATATATTTTGAGAAACGACTTACCCTCAAACTAGTGAACTCATTGAAAGGTCGGAAAAAGCTGCTAAACATTCTGTTAAGCCAGAACGGGAAATGTCCTGTCTGCCACGAAACCATTACATCTGATAGCGGATGGGTTGTTCACCACCTTGTCAAACGTGTCGATGGTGGAAGCGACAGAAGCACCAATCTTGTTATGACTCATCCAGACTGTCATCACCAAATCCATGCCAATACTCTGGCAGTAGTGAAACCGGCCCGCGAAAGCGGGCTTTGA
- a CDS encoding DUF2913 family protein: MSAQSDLYRLTYAIEQLKSQGWVNAVVSDRDWDNDAALLQEYRGTNALLVRKSAVTCGFSDEGKLMAPVEFLVTGDLSACMAVFQAHALPLAIMASNRIALHPEQ; encoded by the coding sequence GTGTCTGCGCAGTCGGATTTGTATCGGTTGACGTACGCAATTGAACAGCTTAAATCGCAGGGCTGGGTCAATGCGGTGGTAAGTGACAGGGACTGGGACAATGACGCGGCTCTGCTCCAGGAATACCGCGGAACTAATGCACTACTGGTAAGGAAGTCAGCAGTAACCTGTGGATTTTCAGATGAGGGCAAGCTGATGGCACCGGTGGAATTTCTGGTGACGGGTGATTTGTCAGCCTGTATGGCGGTTTTCCAAGCCCATGCACTCCCTTTAGCCATAATGGCATCGAACCGGATCGCATTACATCCTGAGCAATAG
- the tssB gene encoding type VI secretion system contractile sheath small subunit codes for MSNSSFQSEIPKARINLKLDLHTGGASKKTELPLKLLVAGDFSNGQESAPLSERKKVDLNKNNFDAVLSEYSPKVNLTVKNTLADDGSEDNISLTFRSMKDFSPEQVSRQIPQLKAMLSMRNLLRDLKANLLDNQAFRKELEKILLDPALSAELRAELSALAPKQP; via the coding sequence ATGTCTAACTCTTCCTTTCAGTCCGAAATCCCTAAAGCACGTATTAATCTCAAACTCGATTTGCATACGGGTGGCGCGAGCAAGAAAACGGAGCTCCCCCTGAAATTGCTCGTGGCGGGCGACTTCAGTAATGGCCAGGAGTCTGCCCCCCTGTCTGAGCGCAAAAAAGTTGATTTAAATAAAAATAATTTTGATGCGGTGTTATCCGAATATTCCCCAAAAGTCAATCTTACCGTTAAAAACACGCTGGCTGATGATGGCAGTGAAGACAACATTAGTCTGACCTTCCGGAGCATGAAGGACTTCTCCCCGGAACAGGTATCCCGTCAAATCCCTCAGCTGAAGGCCATGCTTTCCATGCGCAACCTGCTGCGCGATTTAAAAGCGAACCTGCTGGACAATCAGGCTTTCCGAAAGGAGCTGGAAAAAATTCTGCTCGACCCGGCGTTAAGTGCAGAACTCAGAGCTGAACTTTCAGCCCTGGCACCGAAACAGCCATAA
- the tssC gene encoding type VI secretion system contractile sheath large subunit — MLMSVKNENAAGGESVVLERPAASGVYASLFEKINLNPVSELSALDIWQDAQAMSDATADERLTAEMQVFLECLTKSGSKVEKLDKNLIDHHIAELDYQISRQLDAVMHSEEFQAVESLWRGVKSLIDKTDFRQNVKVELLDMSKEDLRQDFEDSPEIIQSGLYKHTYIDEYDTPGGEPIAALISAYEFDASAQDVALLRNISKVSAAAHMPFIGSAGPKFFLKDSMEEVAAIKDIGNYFDRAEYIKWKSFRETDDARYIGLVMPRVLGRLPYGPDTVPVRSFNYVEEVKGPDHDKYLWTNASFAFASNMVRSFINNGWCVQIRGPQAGGAVQDLPIHLYDLGTGNQVKIPSEVMIPETREFEFANLGFIPLSYYKNRDYSCFFSANSTQKPALYDTADATANSRINARLPYIFLLSRIAHYLKLIQRENIGTTKDRRLLELELNTWVRSLVTEMTDPGDELQASHPLRDAKVVVEDIEDNPGFFRVKLYAVPHFQVEGMDVNLSLVSQMPKAKS, encoded by the coding sequence ATGCTGATGTCTGTAAAAAATGAGAATGCGGCTGGTGGCGAAAGCGTGGTGCTGGAACGTCCTGCAGCAAGTGGGGTTTATGCGTCCCTGTTTGAAAAAATCAACCTGAACCCGGTGTCCGAGCTGAGTGCGCTGGATATCTGGCAGGATGCACAGGCGATGTCGGATGCGACTGCGGATGAGCGTCTGACGGCGGAGATGCAGGTGTTCCTGGAGTGTCTGACAAAATCGGGGTCAAAAGTTGAAAAACTCGACAAAAACCTGATTGACCACCATATCGCAGAGCTGGACTACCAGATTAGCCGTCAGCTGGATGCTGTGATGCACAGCGAAGAATTCCAGGCGGTGGAGAGCCTGTGGCGCGGCGTGAAATCCCTGATCGACAAAACCGATTTCCGTCAGAACGTGAAGGTTGAGTTGCTGGATATGTCAAAAGAAGACCTGCGTCAGGACTTCGAAGACAGTCCGGAAATCATTCAGAGTGGACTGTATAAACATACATATATCGATGAGTATGACACCCCGGGCGGTGAGCCGATTGCCGCGCTGATTTCTGCCTACGAGTTTGATGCGTCTGCGCAGGATGTTGCCCTGCTACGCAATATTTCAAAAGTGTCTGCCGCTGCCCACATGCCGTTTATCGGCTCCGCCGGCCCGAAATTCTTCCTGAAAGACAGCATGGAGGAAGTGGCAGCCATCAAAGATATTGGTAACTACTTCGACCGTGCGGAGTACATCAAGTGGAAATCCTTCCGCGAGACGGACGATGCCCGCTATATCGGCCTCGTGATGCCGCGCGTGCTGGGTCGCCTGCCGTATGGCCCGGACACCGTGCCGGTGCGCAGCTTCAACTACGTTGAAGAAGTGAAGGGTCCGGATCATGACAAATACCTGTGGACCAACGCCTCGTTTGCCTTTGCATCCAACATGGTTCGCAGCTTTATTAATAACGGCTGGTGTGTGCAAATTCGTGGCCCGCAGGCGGGTGGTGCCGTCCAGGACTTACCAATCCATCTGTATGACCTGGGCACCGGCAATCAGGTCAAGATCCCGTCAGAAGTGATGATCCCGGAAACCCGCGAATTTGAATTTGCCAACCTCGGTTTCATTCCGCTGTCCTACTACAAGAATCGCGATTACAGCTGCTTCTTCAGCGCTAACTCTACCCAGAAGCCGGCACTGTATGACACCGCGGATGCCACGGCCAACAGCCGTATCAACGCCCGTCTGCCGTACATTTTCCTGCTGTCCCGTATTGCGCATTACCTGAAGCTTATCCAGCGCGAAAATATTGGCACCACCAAAGACCGCCGTCTGCTGGAGCTTGAGCTCAACACCTGGGTGCGCAGCCTGGTGACCGAAATGACCGACCCTGGCGACGAGCTTCAGGCTTCCCACCCGCTGCGCGATGCGAAAGTGGTGGTGGAAGACATCGAAGACAACCCGGGTTTCTTCCGCGTGAAGCTGTATGCCGTGCCGCACTTCCAGGTGGAAGGGATGGACGTCAACCTGTCACTGGTTTCCCAGATGCCGAAAGCCAAATCGTAA